The following proteins are encoded in a genomic region of Henckelia pumila isolate YLH828 unplaced genomic scaffold, ASM3356847v2 CTG_298:::fragment_3, whole genome shotgun sequence:
- the LOC140871022 gene encoding gibberellin 3-beta-dioxygenase 1-like → MATTLSEVYGDTPLQLKHIVPLDFDSIRHLPDSHVWTEPVDLSSKKNVHESDIVPIVDMTAPNVVELVGNACRKWGMFQVTNHGVPSGLLGDAESHARRLFALPAEQKLKALRSPGGATGYGLARISPFFSKLMWHEGFTIMGASAVDHAKLLWPHDYEAFCNAMDNYQKEMKSLAYKILVLILESLKAKDEETLISSTVSSEGALQLNSYPCCPNGHNQAIGLVPHTDSLLLTILHQNDTEGLQVFRENAGWITAPPVSGALVVNIGDLLHIVSNGQFPTVYHRVVPNETRHRFSMAFFCGPQGDSLVAPMSNLGSPRYRSVTVKEYLSIKNKHLEKAIPLLKTA, encoded by the exons ATGGCAACAACTCTCTCAGAAGTCTATGGGGACACTCCTCTCCAACTCAAACACATCGTCCCTCTCGATTTCGACTCCATTCGCCACCTGCCTGACTCACATGTGTGGACCGAACCCGTCGACCTTTCGTCGAAAAAAAACGTGCACGAATCCGATATTGTACCCATTGTCGACATGACGGCTCCAAATGTTGTGGAACTTGTGGGCAATGCGTGCCGGAAATGGGGAATGTTCCAAGTGACCAACCATGGGGTGCCCTCGGGTTTGCTCGGCGACGCGGAGTCGCATGCTCGACGGTTGTTTGCTCTCCCTGCCGAGCAGAAACTGAAGGCGTTGCGTTCTCCAGGCGGCGCCACCGGATATGGGTTGGCTCGGATTTCTCCCTTCTTCTCCAAGTTAATGTGGCATGAGGGCTTCACCATTATGGGTGCTTCTGCGGTCGACCACGCTAAACTACTTTGGCCTCACGACTATGAAGCTTTTTG cAATGCAATGGACAATTATCAAAAAGAGATGAAATCATTAGCTTACAAAATCTTGGTCCTGATCCTGGAGTCCTTGAAGGCAAAAGACGAAGAAACCCTAATTTCAAGCACAGTTTCATCTGAAGGGGCATTGCAGCTAAATTCTTACCCTTGTTGCCCCAACGGCCACAATCAAGCCATTGGCTTAGTTCCACACACAGATTCCCTACTTTTAACAATCCTTCATCAAAATGACACAGAGGGTCTCCAAGTTTTTCGAGAAAACGCGGGATGGATAACAGCTCCTCCGGTTTCAGGAGCCCTAGTAGTCAACATAGGTGATCTCTTGCACATCGTATCCAACGGCCAGTTTCCGACGGTGTATCATCGCGTGGTTCCTAACGAGACGAGGCATAGGTTTTCTATGGCCTTCTTCTGCGGCCCTCAAGGTGATTCCCTGGTTGCTCCTATGTCGAATCTCGGTTCTCCCCGGTATCGCTCGGTTACGGTGAAAGAGTATCTCAGTATCAAGAATAAGCATCTTGAGAAGGCGATTCCGCTGCTTAAAACTGCGTAG
- the LOC140870958 gene encoding aspartate carbamoyltransferase, chloroplastic: MTSSFSLSKWTVDGSFLAPKPTNNNGHFNINYLNGCFKQKFLSMSPCPLADKSQSWVSRNERLVDRRCGKLSYMSQVKCSSLELEIKPSFEVGNKFHLEDVIEAQQFDRDTLSAIFEVSLEMEKIEKNSTKGRMLKGYLMATLFYEPSTRTRLSFESAMKRLGGEVLTTENAREFSSAAKGETLEDTIRTVEGYSDIVVMRHFESGAAKRAAATASIPIINAGDGPGQHPTQALLDVYTIQREIGKIDGIKVGLVGDLANGRTVRSLAYLLAKYKDVKIFLVSPDVVKMKDDIKDYLTSKSVEWEESADLMAVASKCDVLYQTRIQRERFGERIDLYEEARGKYIVDQNILNVMQKHAVVMHPLPRLDEISVDVDVDPRAAYFRQAKNGLYIRMALLKLLLLGW; encoded by the exons ATGACATCGTCTTTCTCATTGTCTAAATGGACTGTGGATGGAAGTTTTCTCGCTCCAAAGCCTACAAATAACAATGGTCATTTTAATATCAATTATCTTAATGGTTGCTTTAAACAAAAATTTCTTTCAATGTCGCCATGTCCATTGGCTGACAAGTCACAGTCATGGGTGTCGAGGAATGAGCGATTGGTTGACCGGAGATGTGGTAAGTTGTCTTACATGAGTCAGGTCAAATGTAGTTCATTGGAACTTGAGATTAAGCCTTCATTTGAAGTTGGGAATAAGTTTCACCTTGAGGATGTGATTGAAGCTCAGCAATTTGATAGAGACACTCTGAGTGCCATATTTGAAGTGTCACTTGAAATGGAAAAAATTGAGAAAAACTCAACCAAGGGACGAATGCTTAAAGGGTATCTAATGGCCACTCTTTTCTACGAGCCCTCGACCAGAACTAGGCTTTCGTTTGAATCTGCTATGAAACGTTTGGGTGGGGAAGTTTTGACCACAGAAAATGCTCGTGAGTTCTCGTCTGCAGCAAAAGGAGAGACACTTGAAG ATACAATAAGAACAGTTGAAGGGTACTCGGATATAGTTGTGATGAGACATTTTGAAAGTGGCGCTGCCAAGAGGGCAGCGGCGACAGCCAGTATTCCGATTATTAATGCCGGAGATGGCCCTGGACAGCATCCAACACAG GCCCTCTTGGATGTGTACACTATTCAAAGGGAGATAGGAAAAATTGATGGCATCAAAGTTGGACTTGTCGGAGATCTTGCTAATGGAAGAACAGTCCGATCACTTGCCTATTTACTCGCCAAGTACAAGGATGTTAAGATCTTCCTCGTGTCGCCTGACGTAGTAAAGATGAAG GATGACATTAAAGATTATCTGACATCTAAGTCAGTTGAATGGGAAGAAAGTGCTGATTTAATGGCGGTTGCTTCAAAATGTGATGTGTTGTATCAAACTCGTATTCAACGTGAAAGATTCGGGGAAAGAATCGATCTCTATGAAGAAGCTCGGGGAAAGTACATAGTGGATCAAAATATCCTTAATGTGATGCAGAAACACGCAGTTGTAATGCATCCGCTACCAAGGCTTGATGAG ATAAGTGTTGATGTGGACGTCGATCCAAGGGCTGCGTATTTTAGACAAGCAAAGAATGGTCTCTATATTCGCATGGCTCTATTGAAGCTCTTACTTCTTGGTTGGTGA